One Owenweeksia hongkongensis DSM 17368 genomic region harbors:
- a CDS encoding endonuclease/exonuclease/phosphatase family protein has translation MKFLTISCQTLAHSFFLVLLLLCVKLNAQKSESQRIAFYNLENLFHPENDSLKNDDEYTPEGKRNWSIYRYHEKLNHMAKAILSIGEWLPPTIVGVAEVENKQALEDLISTEVLRKFNYGIIHFESPDRRGIDVGMLYRKDEFTPIASRPIPVKMHNDPNFVTRDILYCKGIFNKKDTVHLLFCHWPSRYGGQARSEPKRIQAALTLKHITDSLNMLPYPTYVIAAGDFNDEWTNISLHDTLKAQPLDTMLHGKSLINLMATLPPTQGSHRYRGTWSYLDQIIVSSSLLSNEAISIKDNTAKVTTHGFLLTTDDKYPGSVPFRTFLGYKYQGGFSDHLPVYVDLIFK, from the coding sequence ATGAAATTTCTAACTATCTCTTGTCAAACTTTAGCTCATAGCTTCTTTCTGGTATTGCTTTTACTTTGTGTAAAGCTAAATGCACAAAAAAGCGAAAGTCAACGTATTGCCTTTTACAATCTTGAAAATCTTTTTCACCCGGAAAATGATTCTTTAAAAAATGATGATGAATACACTCCGGAAGGAAAACGCAATTGGAGTATCTACCGCTATCATGAAAAACTAAATCATATGGCAAAAGCCATATTGAGTATTGGTGAATGGCTGCCTCCTACGATTGTTGGTGTTGCCGAGGTTGAAAATAAACAGGCTTTAGAAGACCTGATTAGCACGGAGGTATTACGCAAATTCAACTATGGTATCATTCATTTTGAATCACCCGATAGGCGCGGTATTGACGTTGGTATGCTTTATAGGAAGGACGAATTTACCCCAATTGCAAGCCGTCCTATTCCTGTAAAAATGCATAATGACCCAAATTTTGTAACACGTGATATTTTATACTGTAAGGGTATTTTTAATAAAAAAGATACGGTACACCTTCTATTTTGTCACTGGCCCAGCCGCTATGGTGGACAGGCAAGATCTGAACCTAAAAGGATTCAAGCAGCCCTGACGTTAAAGCATATTACGGATTCGCTTAATATGCTCCCTTACCCTACTTACGTGATAGCTGCTGGCGACTTTAATGATGAATGGACAAACATAAGTTTACATGATACCCTCAAGGCACAACCGCTTGACACAATGCTGCATGGAAAAAGTTTAATCAACTTAATGGCTACTTTACCTCCTACACAAGGCTCACATAGGTACCGAGGTACTTGGAGTTATTTAGACCAAATAATTGTGAGTTCCAGTCTTTTGAGCAATGAGGCAATATCAATAAAAGACAATACAGCAAAGGTTACAACTCATGGATTTCTGCTCACCACAGATGATAAATATCCTGGCTCTGTTCCTTTTAGGACATTTTTAGGGTATAAGTATCAGGGTGGATTTAGTGACCATTTGCCAGTGTATGTTGATCTGATCTTTAAGTAA
- a CDS encoding chemotaxis protein CheB: MNQKAAFIKKSNNIVVIGASAGGIIALKTIFGQIKKPLNCPVLVVIHRPKQGSHKLDEVLGYSSNLTIKEASNQEPMLDGIIYLAASNYHLLVENDGTLSLSLSDRVNFSRPSIDVTFYNVVKQFGNRVTGIILTGANEDGAFGLGAIASAGGKTIVQKPQEAQISVMPEAALKMAPDSKQLTLHEISNYLLSNFSS, translated from the coding sequence TTGAACCAGAAAGCAGCATTTATAAAAAAGTCAAATAACATCGTGGTGATTGGTGCCAGTGCTGGCGGAATCATTGCACTAAAGACCATTTTTGGGCAAATTAAAAAGCCTTTAAATTGTCCTGTACTTGTCGTTATTCACAGACCTAAACAAGGCAGCCACAAGTTAGACGAGGTACTTGGCTATTCTTCAAATCTAACTATAAAGGAGGCCTCCAATCAGGAGCCAATGCTGGATGGTATAATTTATCTTGCCGCCAGCAATTATCATTTATTAGTTGAGAATGACGGCACACTTTCACTAAGTTTGAGTGACCGGGTAAACTTTAGCCGACCCTCAATAGATGTTACTTTTTACAATGTGGTAAAACAATTTGGCAATCGTGTAACAGGCATTATCCTTACCGGAGCTAACGAAGATGGCGCCTTTGGACTTGGAGCTATTGCGAGTGCAGGAGGAAAAACTATCGTTCAAAAACCCCAGGAAGCACAGATTTCGGTAATGCCGGAAGCTGCATTAAAAATGGCTCCTGACTCGAAACAACTGACGCTGCATGAAATTTCTAACTATCTCTTGTCAAACTTTAGCTCATAG
- a CDS encoding CheR family methyltransferase produces MNEPVAYHPNKNSISVEQKDQLLSYLNDKLEIDFSQYSESSVRRRISKILMELKFSDVEEYIKYLDQQPNPREVFIEKFTVNVTEMFRDPFFYSCFGRLIQQLASEKDHIKIWSAGCSSGEEILSLAILLKENNLLHKASILGTDLSAAILDLAKSKTYKHRHIANYEESYKEAGGKFSLEKYYSQDGENVIFHDDLYHSISFMENDLMTTPPASDFDIIICRNVLIYFNPQLQNSILGKFCTCLNDGGHLILGSKESIIFFEDRNAFVEIEPESSIYKKVK; encoded by the coding sequence ATGAACGAGCCTGTGGCCTATCATCCTAATAAAAATAGTATAAGTGTGGAGCAAAAAGATCAATTGCTTTCTTACTTGAATGATAAATTGGAAATAGATTTTAGTCAATATTCGGAATCTTCTGTGAGGCGAAGAATCTCTAAAATCCTAATGGAGCTCAAGTTCTCGGATGTTGAGGAATACATTAAATACCTTGATCAACAGCCTAACCCACGCGAGGTTTTCATTGAAAAATTTACGGTAAACGTTACGGAAATGTTTCGTGACCCTTTTTTTTATTCATGCTTTGGCCGCTTGATTCAGCAACTCGCTAGTGAAAAAGATCACATAAAAATATGGTCTGCTGGCTGCAGTTCTGGCGAGGAAATCCTCTCGCTAGCCATCCTGCTGAAGGAAAATAACCTTCTGCATAAAGCAAGTATTTTGGGAACAGACCTTTCCGCAGCTATTCTGGATTTGGCCAAATCCAAGACATACAAGCATCGTCATATAGCTAACTATGAAGAATCTTATAAGGAAGCAGGAGGGAAATTTAGTCTGGAAAAATATTATTCACAGGATGGTGAAAATGTGATTTTTCATGACGATCTTTACCATTCTATTTCTTTTATGGAAAATGATTTGATGACTACTCCTCCGGCATCAGATTTTGACATAATCATCTGTAGAAATGTGCTCATCTATTTCAACCCTCAACTACAAAATTCGATATTAGGAAAGTTTTGTACTTGCCTAAATGATGGTGGTCATCTAATACTTGGCTCCAAAGAATCTATTATCTTCTTTGAAGATAGAAATGCATTTGTAGAAATTGAACCAGAAAGCAGCATTTATAAAAAAGTCAAATAA
- a CDS encoding phosphatase PAP2 family protein has translation MINYFQKCFLLTILLLFGWSKTAISQSESSIESQKSYLELPVETFNDTKRILLSPAKWKGKDWALAAGAVSLTALSFTVDDEIQEWSQQSFSTTGDAVAKYIGEPFGNPIIVVGGSFVIYTVAKISHHPEISDPTLTAFKATLIAGGATGLIKILAHRARPDENIPPDSWDWGGPSFSMDNLSFVSGHSATAFALAASMSTYYKDHRWVTWVTYPLATVTALSRVYDNRHWFSDVVGGAVLGIFIGKTVAMPDKYKWGIAPNSKGGTSMSFTYSF, from the coding sequence TTGATTAACTATTTTCAAAAATGTTTTTTACTCACCATTCTCTTACTTTTTGGGTGGTCAAAAACCGCTATATCCCAGTCTGAAAGCAGTATTGAGTCTCAAAAATCATATCTGGAATTACCGGTAGAAACCTTTAATGATACTAAGCGAATACTATTAAGTCCAGCCAAATGGAAAGGTAAAGACTGGGCATTAGCTGCTGGTGCTGTTTCACTCACAGCCTTGTCATTTACAGTAGATGATGAAATACAGGAGTGGAGCCAACAGAGTTTTAGTACTACAGGTGATGCTGTTGCAAAATACATTGGTGAACCTTTTGGAAACCCCATTATAGTAGTAGGTGGATCTTTTGTGATTTATACTGTTGCAAAAATCAGTCATCATCCAGAAATTTCAGACCCTACACTTACAGCATTTAAAGCAACCTTGATAGCTGGTGGAGCAACCGGCTTGATTAAGATTTTAGCACACCGAGCCAGACCAGATGAAAACATCCCTCCTGATTCTTGGGACTGGGGAGGACCATCTTTTTCTATGGATAACCTTTCGTTTGTGTCAGGGCATTCAGCTACCGCTTTTGCACTGGCAGCAAGTATGAGCACCTATTATAAAGATCATCGATGGGTGACTTGGGTAACTTATCCGTTGGCTACGGTTACTGCTTTATCACGGGTGTATGACAATCGCCACTGGTTTTCTGATGTGGTGGGCGGTGCCGTATTGGGGATTTTTATTGGAAAAACTGTGGCAATGCCTGATAAGTATAAATGGGGCATTGCTCCCAATTCAAAGGGAGGAACTTCAATGTCTTTTACTTATTCTTTTTAG
- a CDS encoding S-adenosylmethionine:tRNA ribosyltransferase-isomerase: MEQDVKNIRIEEYNYPLPDERIAKYPVSPRDTSKLLIYEDGNIREDQYKHLLKYLPRDSFLLFNQTRVVQARLKFPKNETTTIEVFCLEPAERMDIQQAMQAKSPLRYKCLVGGARKWKTGKLSIELEDGTALYAEKIDRDNGSFIIEFSWDSDCHFADILEKAGKTPLPPYLNRDAEDADKSTYQTLFAKQNGSVAAPTAGLHFTEALLQELKDCGVEEAFITLHVGAGTFRPVSTETVAEHDMHYEEFFIDKKLMDSLLDNLDRPIIPVGTTSLRALESIYWLGVKILKSGIPDDSYVITQWEPYSGEKLPSPLEALQAVAYEMSIKNLEILTAKTQLIIAPGYEHQICSGLLTNFHQPKSTLLLLVSSFVGPKWKDIYNYALDHDFRFLSYGDGCLILKPKK, from the coding sequence TTGGAACAAGACGTAAAAAATATCCGAATAGAGGAGTACAACTATCCGCTCCCTGATGAACGAATTGCCAAATACCCTGTATCACCCAGAGATACTTCCAAGCTTCTAATTTATGAGGATGGAAATATCAGGGAAGATCAGTACAAGCATCTTCTGAAATATTTGCCAAGAGATAGTTTTTTGCTTTTTAATCAAACCCGGGTAGTTCAGGCCAGGCTTAAATTTCCTAAAAATGAGACCACTACCATAGAGGTTTTCTGTTTGGAGCCAGCCGAGCGAATGGACATCCAGCAGGCCATGCAAGCCAAATCTCCATTGAGGTATAAATGCCTCGTAGGCGGTGCCCGCAAGTGGAAAACTGGAAAATTGTCTATTGAACTAGAAGATGGAACTGCGCTTTATGCAGAAAAGATTGACCGCGATAATGGCTCATTTATCATCGAATTCTCTTGGGATAGTGATTGCCATTTTGCTGATATTTTAGAAAAAGCCGGAAAAACCCCGCTTCCACCCTACCTCAATCGCGATGCTGAAGATGCGGATAAAAGCACGTACCAAACTTTATTTGCCAAGCAAAATGGTTCTGTAGCTGCTCCTACTGCCGGTCTTCATTTTACCGAAGCCTTGCTTCAGGAGCTAAAGGACTGTGGCGTTGAAGAAGCTTTTATTACACTTCATGTTGGCGCAGGAACTTTTAGGCCCGTTTCCACCGAAACCGTGGCCGAGCATGATATGCATTACGAGGAGTTTTTTATTGATAAAAAGCTCATGGATTCATTATTGGATAATCTCGATCGTCCTATTATTCCAGTAGGAACAACCTCCCTGCGCGCTTTGGAAAGTATTTATTGGCTAGGCGTAAAAATTCTAAAATCAGGAATACCGGATGACAGTTATGTGATTACTCAGTGGGAACCTTATTCGGGTGAAAAACTACCTAGCCCCTTAGAAGCTTTGCAAGCAGTGGCCTATGAAATGTCCATCAAAAACCTGGAAATACTTACTGCCAAAACCCAGCTTATTATAGCGCCTGGCTATGAGCATCAAATTTGCAGTGGACTGCTTACCAACTTTCATCAGCCCAAAAGTACCCTCCTACTTTTGGTGTCCTCTTTTGTTGGCCCAAAATGGAAGGATATTTATAATTATGCTCTAGATCATGACTTTAGATTTTTGAGCTATGGTGATGGCTGTCTTATTTTAAAACCAAAAAAATGA
- a CDS encoding glycosyltransferase → MKKAVVSVTNDLVTDQRVMRTNEVLLQMGIEPTFVGRKLPESLEYKKPYPHRRFKLWFRKGFLFYANYNFRLFWYLLFHRFDLYISNDLDTLLPNYLVSSLKRKPLIYDSHEYFTGVPEIQNRPLVKKVWTSLEQFIFPKLKTVITVNDSIAALYEDEYGKPIHVVRNISDSSLPEKVKSREELSLPKDAFIIINQGAGINVDRGMEEAIEALELLPTEVVLLIVGNGDAVPGLKKMTAEKGISERVIFKPKQPYLEMLQYTLNADCGLSLDKPLSPNYQFSLPNKLFDFIKSGIPMVVSSVVEVRKVVEQYKIGEVCMDHHPQTLATAILKVKANGKAYYSANLKQAAAENNWETEQLIWRQILEPYAAENSGS, encoded by the coding sequence ATGAAGAAGGCCGTAGTAAGCGTAACAAATGACCTGGTAACTGACCAGCGCGTGATGCGCACCAATGAGGTGCTGCTCCAAATGGGGATTGAACCCACATTTGTAGGCCGAAAGCTGCCTGAAAGTCTGGAATATAAAAAGCCATATCCTCATCGTAGGTTCAAACTTTGGTTTAGAAAAGGCTTTCTTTTTTATGCCAACTACAATTTCAGGCTGTTTTGGTACCTGCTTTTCCATCGTTTTGATCTTTACATAAGTAATGATTTAGACACCTTGTTGCCAAACTATCTAGTGTCTTCGCTCAAGCGGAAACCCTTGATTTACGATTCACATGAGTATTTTACCGGTGTGCCCGAAATTCAAAATAGACCTTTAGTAAAAAAGGTGTGGACAAGCTTGGAGCAATTTATTTTTCCAAAGCTCAAAACGGTAATTACGGTAAATGATAGTATTGCTGCGCTGTATGAGGATGAATACGGAAAGCCGATCCATGTGGTACGGAATATTTCGGATTCCAGTTTACCTGAAAAGGTGAAAAGCAGGGAAGAGCTTAGTTTGCCCAAAGATGCATTTATCATTATCAACCAAGGGGCGGGTATCAATGTAGATCGCGGAATGGAAGAGGCGATTGAAGCGCTTGAATTACTTCCCACGGAAGTGGTGCTGCTAATAGTAGGAAATGGTGATGCTGTACCAGGGCTCAAAAAAATGACGGCCGAAAAAGGAATTAGTGAGCGAGTGATCTTTAAACCAAAGCAGCCCTATTTGGAAATGCTGCAATACACGCTTAACGCTGATTGTGGATTATCACTGGACAAGCCTCTAAGTCCAAATTATCAATTTAGTTTGCCCAACAAGCTTTTTGATTTTATAAAAAGTGGAATACCCATGGTAGTTTCCAGCGTGGTGGAAGTGCGAAAAGTAGTAGAGCAATATAAGATTGGTGAAGTGTGCATGGATCACCATCCACAGACTTTGGCCACGGCTATTTTAAAGGTAAAAGCAAATGGCAAAGCCTATTATTCTGCCAACTTAAAACAAGCGGCAGCAGAAAATAACTGGGAAACTGAACAGCTTATATGGAGGCAGATTCTCGAGCCTTACGCAGCAGAAAACTCAGGTAGCTAA
- a CDS encoding glycosyltransferase family 2 protein: protein MTQISICIPIYEQDIRPLAQSLLSQKEKIRGVEILFYDDGSSQKCRETNHWLHNDPNVKYVELGQNVGRAAIRNRLAASAEGEAVLFLDDDSLIDNPDFIKNYLKHNDGKTVICGGRKYTEDCPDEEHRLHWTYGSRMESKDAAHRNKRPNEAFHSNNFLIPKEIWKEVPFDENLKQYGHEDTLLGYELSRQGYPILHIDNEVIHGDLESNEMFLHKTRLAIQNLKYLYLRGNGDFNASVTLMRTFDFISKIKLSKFVAKVFAKNHEKWEEKLITAKRPSLRLFSFYKLSYLSFLLRKARESASI from the coding sequence TTGACTCAAATAAGTATCTGCATACCCATCTATGAGCAGGATATACGGCCTTTAGCCCAATCCCTGCTTTCGCAAAAGGAGAAAATCCGTGGTGTGGAAATTCTATTTTATGATGATGGTTCATCCCAAAAGTGCCGCGAAACCAACCATTGGTTGCACAATGATCCCAATGTAAAGTATGTAGAACTTGGCCAAAATGTAGGGCGTGCCGCTATTAGAAATCGCCTGGCCGCTTCTGCGGAAGGGGAAGCTGTCTTGTTTTTGGATGACGACAGCTTGATTGACAATCCCGATTTCATTAAAAACTACCTAAAGCACAATGATGGCAAAACAGTAATCTGCGGTGGTAGAAAATATACTGAAGACTGCCCTGATGAAGAGCACCGTCTGCACTGGACATATGGCTCACGCATGGAAAGTAAGGATGCCGCTCATCGCAACAAAAGGCCAAATGAAGCATTTCATTCCAACAATTTCCTTATTCCAAAAGAAATATGGAAAGAAGTTCCTTTTGATGAAAACCTAAAGCAATACGGCCACGAAGATACCTTGCTAGGCTATGAGCTTTCGCGCCAAGGCTACCCTATTTTGCACATTGACAATGAAGTAATTCATGGTGATTTGGAGAGCAATGAAATGTTTTTACACAAAACACGCCTTGCCATTCAAAACCTAAAATACCTGTACCTCCGAGGCAATGGTGATTTCAACGCAAGTGTAACCCTCATGCGCACTTTTGATTTTATTTCTAAAATAAAACTCAGCAAGTTTGTGGCTAAAGTTTTTGCCAAGAATCATGAAAAGTGGGAGGAAAAATTAATCACAGCAAAAAGGCCATCACTTAGATTGTTCAGTTTTTACAAGCTTAGCTACCTGAGTTTTCTGCTGCGTAAGGCTCGAGAATCTGCCTCCATATAA